GGTGGCGGTCCCGGTGGAGGCGGAGACGGACCCGGTGGGGGCGGCCCCGGCGGCGAAGACGGAGACCGGAACGGTGGAATGGGAGGCGGCGGTCCGATGCAGGACCGCCGTCCCCGTACGAAGGGATGGTCGTCAACGGCCGTCTTCCCTCGAACCCGCCCGCGTTCGACGTCGAAGAAGGCGAGCGCATCCGACTCCGGTTCATCAACCCCGGCGGCGCCACGACGCACCGAGTGGGCGTCGGGGGACACTCGATGACCGTCACGCACGCCGACGGACGACCGGTCGAACCGGTAGAAGTCGACTCCTTCTACATCAGCATGGGCGAACGCTACGACACGATCGTCGAGGCCGACTTCTCCAAGGACGGGGCCATCGTCGCGGCACCCGTCGTCGGAAGTGAGCAACCTGCGGAAGCGATACTGCGGTACGACGGTACCACTGACGGCAATTCTGCGGAACGGCCGCAGTTTGACGGTCGGACGCTACAGTACGGCGACCTCAAGGCACTCGAACCGCTCGACGTCGGTGGTACACCGGACCGGACGTTAGACCTCACTCTTTCGGGGGGAATGATACGGGAACC
Above is a window of Halorussus limi DNA encoding:
- a CDS encoding multicopper oxidase family protein, coding for MVVNGRLPSNPPAFDVEEGERIRLRFINPGGATTHRVGVGGHSMTVTHADGRPVEPVEVDSFYISMGERYDTIVEADFSKDGAIVAAPVVGSEQPAEAILRYDGTTDGNSAERPQFDGRTLQYGDLKALEPLDVGGTPDRTLDLTLSGGMIREPGAWTIDGQAYPDADPLEIREGEHVRVRMVNHSPAIHPMHLHGHFFQVGDAVKDTVLVPPHRGQVSFDFLADNPGDWLFHCHNNYHLERGMARVFEYI